AATAGTAGCCTTCTGAAGAAGCACTTCTGGCGGTGCTGAGTAAGGCGGCCTGGAAATCTCTTCCTGCGGAAGAGCAGCCAGCTCACCGGCTAAAGTTGTCAAACTCAGCTTTTCCCAACTCTCGACATCAGCCGAAGCCTTCCCAAACCGGAGGAGTGTGTCTGCAAGAAAGCGGCTGAACCCCTGCTAGGAACAGCAGCCGTGGAACATTTCTACTGGATTGTTTCCCCCCATAGCTTTTGTTCAGCTCCACAGCTCCACTGCAGCCTCCCAAACCGGCAGCGCCCAGCTAACCGCAGCCACGGAAACCTCAGCCTAGCCGCCACTAGAGGGGGCAGAACGGGTTTGGAGTCCCCCCAAAGCCCCAGGCTTGGAGAATGATCACTCTCTGAGCTATCTGGCAATTATCTGGTGAAGAGCCCCATTCACAGGCTTAGCCTTTATTTGGCCCTAGTTCACTCTAGGTGCAGTAAAAAACCTGATTCCTAGAGAATTTGTGGAAACAACCAGCAGCAAATTGTTTGACATCCCTACTGCCTGAGGCAGGACCAGCGGAGGTAAACAGAGGCTTGCATAGCTGGGAAGGAGATGTCTATCTGGGACTTTGAAAACCTCTGACGCATTTTGGGGGGAATCTGGAAGTCCACATGCATTTGTAGAACTGTGCACGTGTCCAGGAAATGCCTCAGAAGGGCCCGATCTCTCAACCCCAGCGACCTCGAGGCCCCAGGCAATCAGGAAGTGAAGGTGAAGGCAGAGCAAATTGCCAGAGCCACTCGCAAGAGTGGGACACTTCCTGGTCCAAGGCTCTAAGGAAGTCTTGAGTCAATCATTAGCTGACCAGGCCGATTCTGTCACACCACAGAGACTTCTCGGAGCTGTCTCTGCAGCCCACTAACTTACAACACAAGCCCTGCTGGTGGGTGGTCCTGGTCGGACTGACCGAGCTCTCACAGCATATCCCTTTAAATatccacctttcttttttttttttaaaggtctcacATATTTATTACTGAACCAGCCCACTGGTCACAACCCTAATCGAACATGTCCAGCTGTCCAGATGATGGTGACATCTTCAGCTTGATGTGGTGATAGTGACATTTAGACAGAAGAAATGCGCACGCCATTCAAGTGCAATTCCTTATAGACCCAACTTGGTTCTTCTCCAATGTCTCCTCTTGGAGTTATACTTGATTTTATTACCAGTTTTCATCCGAATCCATTGCGGAATGGggcggttttgtttttgttttttggccagGAACCTCTTGATTCTGAAGCTCTTGTGAGAAGACATGGCGAGGGAGAGTCAGGGACACCCACCACGATGgcggaggaaaggagaaaggtaaATTCCACCTTTCAACAGAAAAATAGGAGACAtgcaaagaaataggaaaatgtgGTCCATATActcacaagaaagaaaaaaacatgaaaaattgtctctgatgttttctctgatctgtagtaactaatagataaACATGTAATAATATTAGCAAAACTGCCAGTTTTGAAAATTGactgttgtttatagcccttatctctactgttgtggaatagtgctttgctttttttttttcttacttttgataaatgtattacttagtggagggttaatcttactttaaacaaattttttttttttttttaatttgagaggtaaagttacagacaaagggagggatagaaaggtcttccggccagcgccgcggctcaataggctaatcctccgccttccggcgctggcacaccgggttctagtcccggtcagggaacctgttctgtcccggttacccctcttccaggccagctctctgctgtggcctgggagtgcagtggaggatggcccaaatgcttgggccctacaccccatggcagaccaggagaagcacctggcttcggatcagcgtggtgtgccggccgcagcacaccggccgtggcggccattggagggtgaaccaacggcaaaggaagacctttctctctgtctctctcactgtccactctgcctgtcaaaaataaaattaaaaaaaaaaaagagagagagagagagaaacatcttccatctgctggtttactccccaaataaccacgaTGGCCAGacctaggctgatctgaagccaggagccaggagtttcttcagggtttcccaagcaagtgcaggggcccatggacttgaaccatcttttactgctttcccaggccatagcagagagctagattggaagtggagcagccaggacacaaagtggcacccatatgggatgccggcactgcaggtggcaactttatctgctactccacagcactggcctgaagagttgatcttatgattataaagttaactgggaaccagtgctgtggtgcaacgatTTAAagccccttcagtgccggcatcccatatgggtgccagttcgagtcccacctgctccacttccgatccagctgtctgctatggcctgggaaagcagtggaagatgacccaagtccttgggcccctgcacccacatgggagacccagaagaagctcctggctttggatcagcgcagctctggccattgtggatatttggggagtgaactagtgaatggaagacctcactctctgtctctatctctctctgtaactttttcaaacaaataaaacaaatctttaaaaaagtaaattaactGAAAGTAcgttattataaaaatttttaaaaaattgtctctgatggccggcgccgtggcttaacaggctaatcctccgccttgcggcgccggcacactgggtt
This window of the Lepus europaeus isolate LE1 chromosome 7, mLepTim1.pri, whole genome shotgun sequence genome carries:
- the LOC133764564 gene encoding large ribosomal subunit protein eL39-like — protein: MSSHKSFRIKRFLAKKQKQNRPIPQWIRMKTGNKIKYNSKRRHWRRTKLGL